The Symphalangus syndactylus isolate Jambi chromosome 11, NHGRI_mSymSyn1-v2.1_pri, whole genome shotgun sequence genome contains a region encoding:
- the IRX6 gene encoding iroquois-class homeodomain protein IRX-6 isoform X3, giving the protein MSFPHFGHPYRGASQFLVSASSSTTCCESTQCPVSDVASSSTPAPALCCAPYDSRLLGSARPELGAALGIYGAPYAAAAAAQSYPGYLPYSPEPPALYGALNPQYEFKEAAGSFTSSLAQPGAYYPYERTLGQYQYERYGAVELSGAGRRKNATRETTSTLKAWLNEHRKNPYPTKGEKIMLAIITKMTLTQVSTWFANARRRLKKENKMTWAPKNKGGEERKAEGGEEDSLGCLNADTKEVTVSQEARGLRLSDLEDLEEEEEEEEAEDEEVVATAADRLTEFRKGAQSLPGPCAAAREGRLERRECGLAAPRFSFNDPSGSEEADFLAAETGGPRLTMHYPCVEKPRIWSLAHTAAASAVEGAPPSRPRPRSPECHMIPGQPPASARRLSVPRDSACDETSCIAKAFGNPRFALQGLPLNCAPCPRRSEPVVQCQYPSGAEG; this is encoded by the exons ATGTCCTTCCCACACTTTGGACACCCGTACCGCGGCGCTTCCCAG TTTCTGGTGTCGGCAAGTTCCAGCACCACATGCTGCGAATCTACCCAATGCCCGGTCTCAGATGTGGCATCAAGCTCCACCCCAGCGCCCGCTCTCTGCTGCGCACCCTACGATAGTCGACTGCTGGGCAGTGCGCGACCAGAGCTGGGCGCTGCCTTGGGCATCTATGGAGCCCCCTATGCGGCCGCTGCAGCTGCCCAGAGCTACCCTGGCTACCTGCCCTATAGCCCGGAGCCCCCCGCACTCTATGGGGCACTG AATCCACAGTATGAATTTAAGGAGGCTGCAGGGAGTTTTACATCCAGCCTGGCACAACCAGGAGCCTATTATCCCTATGAGCGGACTCTGGGGCAGTACCAATATGAACG GTATGGTGCAGTGGAATTGAGTGGCGCGGGTCGCCGAAAGAATGCGACCCGGGAGACCACCAGTACACTCAAGGCCTGGCTCAATGAGCACCGCAAAAACCCCTACCCCACTAAGGGTGAGAAGATCATGCTGGCCATCATCACCAAGATGACCCTCACCCAGGTGTCCACCTGGTTCGCCAACGCACGCCGGCGCCTCAAGAAGGAGAACAAAATGACGTGGGCGCCCAAGAACAaaggtggggaggagaggaaggcagagggaggagaggaggactCACTAGGCTGCCTAAATGCTGACACCAAAG AAGTTACTGTTAGCCAGGAGGCCCGGGGGCTCCGGCTGAGTGACCTGGAAGacctggaggaagaggaggaggaggaggaagctgaaGACGAGGAGGTGGTGGCCACAGCTGCGGACAGGCTGACGGAGTTCCGAAAGGGCGCGCAGTCGCTTCCTGGGCCGTGCGCTGCAGCTCGAGAGGGACGATTGGAGCGCAGGGAGTGCGGCCTGGCCGCTCCCCGCTTCTCCTTCAATGACCCTTCCGGATCGGAAGAAGCTGACTTCCTCGCGGCGGAGACAGGCGGCCCTAGGTTGACCATGCACTACCCATGCGTGGAGAAACCGCGCATCTGGTCTCTGGCGCACACCGCGGCAGCCAGCGCTGTCGAAGGTGCACCCCCATCCCGGCCTAGGCCACGAAGTCCCGAGTGCCATATGATTCCCGGAcagcctcctgcctctgcccgGCGACTCTCAGTCCCCAGAGACTCCGCGTGCGACGAGACTTCCTGCATAGCCAAAGCCTTTGGAAACCCCAGGTTTGCCCTGCAGGGACTACCGCTGAACTGTGCGCCGTGCCCGCGGAGGAGCGAGCCTGTAGTGCAGTGCCAGTACCCGTCTGGAGCAGAAG
- the IRX6 gene encoding iroquois-class homeodomain protein IRX-6 isoform X2 has product MSFPHFGHPYRGASQFLVSASSSTTCCESTQCPVSDVASSSTPAPALCCAPYDSRLLGSARPELGAALGIYGAPYAAAAAAQSYPGYLPYSPEPPALYGALNPQYEFKEAAGSFTSSLAQPGAYYPYERTLGQYQYERYGAVELSGAGRRKNATRETTSTLKAWLNEHRKNPYPTKGEKIMLAIITKMTLTQVSTWFANARRRLKKENKMTWAPKNKGGEERKAEGGEEDSLGCLNADTKEVTVSQEARGLRLSDLEDLEEEEEEEEAEDEEVVATAADRLTEFRKGAQSLPGPCAAAREGRLERRECGLAAPRFSFNDPSGSEEADFLAAETGGPRLTMHYPCVEKPRIWSLAHTAAASAVEGAPPSRPRPRSPECHMIPGQPPASARRLSVPRDSACDETSCIAKAFGNPRFALQGLPLNCAPCPRRSEPVVQCQYPSGAEAG; this is encoded by the exons ATGTCCTTCCCACACTTTGGACACCCGTACCGCGGCGCTTCCCAG TTTCTGGTGTCGGCAAGTTCCAGCACCACATGCTGCGAATCTACCCAATGCCCGGTCTCAGATGTGGCATCAAGCTCCACCCCAGCGCCCGCTCTCTGCTGCGCACCCTACGATAGTCGACTGCTGGGCAGTGCGCGACCAGAGCTGGGCGCTGCCTTGGGCATCTATGGAGCCCCCTATGCGGCCGCTGCAGCTGCCCAGAGCTACCCTGGCTACCTGCCCTATAGCCCGGAGCCCCCCGCACTCTATGGGGCACTG AATCCACAGTATGAATTTAAGGAGGCTGCAGGGAGTTTTACATCCAGCCTGGCACAACCAGGAGCCTATTATCCCTATGAGCGGACTCTGGGGCAGTACCAATATGAACG GTATGGTGCAGTGGAATTGAGTGGCGCGGGTCGCCGAAAGAATGCGACCCGGGAGACCACCAGTACACTCAAGGCCTGGCTCAATGAGCACCGCAAAAACCCCTACCCCACTAAGGGTGAGAAGATCATGCTGGCCATCATCACCAAGATGACCCTCACCCAGGTGTCCACCTGGTTCGCCAACGCACGCCGGCGCCTCAAGAAGGAGAACAAAATGACGTGGGCGCCCAAGAACAaaggtggggaggagaggaaggcagagggaggagaggaggactCACTAGGCTGCCTAAATGCTGACACCAAAG AAGTTACTGTTAGCCAGGAGGCCCGGGGGCTCCGGCTGAGTGACCTGGAAGacctggaggaagaggaggaggaggaggaagctgaaGACGAGGAGGTGGTGGCCACAGCTGCGGACAGGCTGACGGAGTTCCGAAAGGGCGCGCAGTCGCTTCCTGGGCCGTGCGCTGCAGCTCGAGAGGGACGATTGGAGCGCAGGGAGTGCGGCCTGGCCGCTCCCCGCTTCTCCTTCAATGACCCTTCCGGATCGGAAGAAGCTGACTTCCTCGCGGCGGAGACAGGCGGCCCTAGGTTGACCATGCACTACCCATGCGTGGAGAAACCGCGCATCTGGTCTCTGGCGCACACCGCGGCAGCCAGCGCTGTCGAAGGTGCACCCCCATCCCGGCCTAGGCCACGAAGTCCCGAGTGCCATATGATTCCCGGAcagcctcctgcctctgcccgGCGACTCTCAGTCCCCAGAGACTCCGCGTGCGACGAGACTTCCTGCATAGCCAAAGCCTTTGGAAACCCCAGGTTTGCCCTGCAGGGACTACCGCTGAACTGTGCGCCGTGCCCGCGGAGGAGCGAGCCTGTAGTGCAGTGCCAGTACCCGTCTGGAGCAGAAG
- the IRX6 gene encoding iroquois-class homeodomain protein IRX-6 isoform X6 translates to MSFPHFGHPYRGASQFLVSASSSTTCCESTQCPVSDVASSSTPAPALCCAPYDSRLLGSARPELGAALGIYGAPYAAAAAAQSYPGYLPYSPEPPALYGALNPQYEFKEAAGSFTSSLAQPGAYYPYERTLGQYQYERYGAVELSGAGRRKNATRETTSTLKAWLNEHRKNPYPTKGEKIMLAIITKMTLTQVSTWFANARRRLKKENKMTWAPKNKEVTVSQEARGLRLSDLEDLEEEEEEEEAEDEEVVATAADRLTEFRKGAQSLPGPCAAAREGRLERRECGLAAPRFSFNDPSGSEEADFLAAETGGPRLTMHYPCVEKPRIWSLAHTAAASAVEGAPPSRPRPRSPECHMIPGQPPASARRLSVPRDSACDETSCIAKAFGNPRFALQGLPLNCAPCPRRSEPVVQCQYPSGAEG, encoded by the exons ATGTCCTTCCCACACTTTGGACACCCGTACCGCGGCGCTTCCCAG TTTCTGGTGTCGGCAAGTTCCAGCACCACATGCTGCGAATCTACCCAATGCCCGGTCTCAGATGTGGCATCAAGCTCCACCCCAGCGCCCGCTCTCTGCTGCGCACCCTACGATAGTCGACTGCTGGGCAGTGCGCGACCAGAGCTGGGCGCTGCCTTGGGCATCTATGGAGCCCCCTATGCGGCCGCTGCAGCTGCCCAGAGCTACCCTGGCTACCTGCCCTATAGCCCGGAGCCCCCCGCACTCTATGGGGCACTG AATCCACAGTATGAATTTAAGGAGGCTGCAGGGAGTTTTACATCCAGCCTGGCACAACCAGGAGCCTATTATCCCTATGAGCGGACTCTGGGGCAGTACCAATATGAACG GTATGGTGCAGTGGAATTGAGTGGCGCGGGTCGCCGAAAGAATGCGACCCGGGAGACCACCAGTACACTCAAGGCCTGGCTCAATGAGCACCGCAAAAACCCCTACCCCACTAAGGGTGAGAAGATCATGCTGGCCATCATCACCAAGATGACCCTCACCCAGGTGTCCACCTGGTTCGCCAACGCACGCCGGCGCCTCAAGAAGGAGAACAAAATGACGTGGGCGCCCAAGAACAaag AAGTTACTGTTAGCCAGGAGGCCCGGGGGCTCCGGCTGAGTGACCTGGAAGacctggaggaagaggaggaggaggaggaagctgaaGACGAGGAGGTGGTGGCCACAGCTGCGGACAGGCTGACGGAGTTCCGAAAGGGCGCGCAGTCGCTTCCTGGGCCGTGCGCTGCAGCTCGAGAGGGACGATTGGAGCGCAGGGAGTGCGGCCTGGCCGCTCCCCGCTTCTCCTTCAATGACCCTTCCGGATCGGAAGAAGCTGACTTCCTCGCGGCGGAGACAGGCGGCCCTAGGTTGACCATGCACTACCCATGCGTGGAGAAACCGCGCATCTGGTCTCTGGCGCACACCGCGGCAGCCAGCGCTGTCGAAGGTGCACCCCCATCCCGGCCTAGGCCACGAAGTCCCGAGTGCCATATGATTCCCGGAcagcctcctgcctctgcccgGCGACTCTCAGTCCCCAGAGACTCCGCGTGCGACGAGACTTCCTGCATAGCCAAAGCCTTTGGAAACCCCAGGTTTGCCCTGCAGGGACTACCGCTGAACTGTGCGCCGTGCCCGCGGAGGAGCGAGCCTGTAGTGCAGTGCCAGTACCCGTCTGGAGCAGAAG
- the IRX6 gene encoding iroquois-class homeodomain protein IRX-6 isoform X5: MSFPHFGHPYRGASQFLVSASSSTTCCESTQCPVSDVASSSTPAPALCCAPYDSRLLGSARPELGAALGIYGAPYAAAAAAQSYPGYLPYSPEPPALYGALNPQYEFKEAAGSFTSSLAQPGAYYPYERTLGQYQYERYGAVELSGAGRRKNATRETTSTLKAWLNEHRKNPYPTKGEKIMLAIITKMTLTQVSTWFANARRRLKKENKMTWAPKNKEVTVSQEARGLRLSDLEDLEEEEEEEEAEDEEVVATAADRLTEFRKGAQSLPGPCAAAREGRLERRECGLAAPRFSFNDPSGSEEADFLAAETGGPRLTMHYPCVEKPRIWSLAHTAAASAVEGAPPSRPRPRSPECHMIPGQPPASARRLSVPRDSACDETSCIAKAFGNPRFALQGLPLNCAPCPRRSEPVVQCQYPSGAEAG, from the exons ATGTCCTTCCCACACTTTGGACACCCGTACCGCGGCGCTTCCCAG TTTCTGGTGTCGGCAAGTTCCAGCACCACATGCTGCGAATCTACCCAATGCCCGGTCTCAGATGTGGCATCAAGCTCCACCCCAGCGCCCGCTCTCTGCTGCGCACCCTACGATAGTCGACTGCTGGGCAGTGCGCGACCAGAGCTGGGCGCTGCCTTGGGCATCTATGGAGCCCCCTATGCGGCCGCTGCAGCTGCCCAGAGCTACCCTGGCTACCTGCCCTATAGCCCGGAGCCCCCCGCACTCTATGGGGCACTG AATCCACAGTATGAATTTAAGGAGGCTGCAGGGAGTTTTACATCCAGCCTGGCACAACCAGGAGCCTATTATCCCTATGAGCGGACTCTGGGGCAGTACCAATATGAACG GTATGGTGCAGTGGAATTGAGTGGCGCGGGTCGCCGAAAGAATGCGACCCGGGAGACCACCAGTACACTCAAGGCCTGGCTCAATGAGCACCGCAAAAACCCCTACCCCACTAAGGGTGAGAAGATCATGCTGGCCATCATCACCAAGATGACCCTCACCCAGGTGTCCACCTGGTTCGCCAACGCACGCCGGCGCCTCAAGAAGGAGAACAAAATGACGTGGGCGCCCAAGAACAaag AAGTTACTGTTAGCCAGGAGGCCCGGGGGCTCCGGCTGAGTGACCTGGAAGacctggaggaagaggaggaggaggaggaagctgaaGACGAGGAGGTGGTGGCCACAGCTGCGGACAGGCTGACGGAGTTCCGAAAGGGCGCGCAGTCGCTTCCTGGGCCGTGCGCTGCAGCTCGAGAGGGACGATTGGAGCGCAGGGAGTGCGGCCTGGCCGCTCCCCGCTTCTCCTTCAATGACCCTTCCGGATCGGAAGAAGCTGACTTCCTCGCGGCGGAGACAGGCGGCCCTAGGTTGACCATGCACTACCCATGCGTGGAGAAACCGCGCATCTGGTCTCTGGCGCACACCGCGGCAGCCAGCGCTGTCGAAGGTGCACCCCCATCCCGGCCTAGGCCACGAAGTCCCGAGTGCCATATGATTCCCGGAcagcctcctgcctctgcccgGCGACTCTCAGTCCCCAGAGACTCCGCGTGCGACGAGACTTCCTGCATAGCCAAAGCCTTTGGAAACCCCAGGTTTGCCCTGCAGGGACTACCGCTGAACTGTGCGCCGTGCCCGCGGAGGAGCGAGCCTGTAGTGCAGTGCCAGTACCCGTCTGGAGCAGAAG
- the IRX6 gene encoding iroquois-class homeodomain protein IRX-6 isoform X1, with translation MSFPHFGHPYRGASQFLVSASSSTTCCESTQCPVSDVASSSTPAPALCCAPYDSRLLGSARPELGAALGIYGAPYAAAAAAQSYPGYLPYSPEPPALYGALNPQYEFKEAAGSFTSSLAQPGAYYPYERTLGQYQYERYGAVELSGAGRRKNATRETTSTLKAWLNEHRKNPYPTKGEKIMLAIITKMTLTQVSTWFANARRRLKKENKMTWAPKNKGGEERKAEGGEEDSLGCLNADTKEVTVSQEARGLRLSDLEDLEEEEEEEEAEDEEVVATAADRLTEFRKGAQSLPGPCAAAREGRLERRECGLAAPRFSFNDPSGSEEADFLAAETGGPRLTMHYPCVEKPRIWSLAHTAAASAVEGAPPSRPRPRSPECHMIPGQPPASARRLSVPRDSACDETSCIAKAFGNPRLAQCLRFAKESWKWAPRLEFISRLRSCQPLPETRSSHFA, from the exons ATGTCCTTCCCACACTTTGGACACCCGTACCGCGGCGCTTCCCAG TTTCTGGTGTCGGCAAGTTCCAGCACCACATGCTGCGAATCTACCCAATGCCCGGTCTCAGATGTGGCATCAAGCTCCACCCCAGCGCCCGCTCTCTGCTGCGCACCCTACGATAGTCGACTGCTGGGCAGTGCGCGACCAGAGCTGGGCGCTGCCTTGGGCATCTATGGAGCCCCCTATGCGGCCGCTGCAGCTGCCCAGAGCTACCCTGGCTACCTGCCCTATAGCCCGGAGCCCCCCGCACTCTATGGGGCACTG AATCCACAGTATGAATTTAAGGAGGCTGCAGGGAGTTTTACATCCAGCCTGGCACAACCAGGAGCCTATTATCCCTATGAGCGGACTCTGGGGCAGTACCAATATGAACG GTATGGTGCAGTGGAATTGAGTGGCGCGGGTCGCCGAAAGAATGCGACCCGGGAGACCACCAGTACACTCAAGGCCTGGCTCAATGAGCACCGCAAAAACCCCTACCCCACTAAGGGTGAGAAGATCATGCTGGCCATCATCACCAAGATGACCCTCACCCAGGTGTCCACCTGGTTCGCCAACGCACGCCGGCGCCTCAAGAAGGAGAACAAAATGACGTGGGCGCCCAAGAACAaaggtggggaggagaggaaggcagagggaggagaggaggactCACTAGGCTGCCTAAATGCTGACACCAAAG AAGTTACTGTTAGCCAGGAGGCCCGGGGGCTCCGGCTGAGTGACCTGGAAGacctggaggaagaggaggaggaggaggaagctgaaGACGAGGAGGTGGTGGCCACAGCTGCGGACAGGCTGACGGAGTTCCGAAAGGGCGCGCAGTCGCTTCCTGGGCCGTGCGCTGCAGCTCGAGAGGGACGATTGGAGCGCAGGGAGTGCGGCCTGGCCGCTCCCCGCTTCTCCTTCAATGACCCTTCCGGATCGGAAGAAGCTGACTTCCTCGCGGCGGAGACAGGCGGCCCTAGGTTGACCATGCACTACCCATGCGTGGAGAAACCGCGCATCTGGTCTCTGGCGCACACCGCGGCAGCCAGCGCTGTCGAAGGTGCACCCCCATCCCGGCCTAGGCCACGAAGTCCCGAGTGCCATATGATTCCCGGAcagcctcctgcctctgcccgGCGACTCTCAGTCCCCAGAGACTCCGCGTGCGACGAGACTTCCTGCATAGCCAAAGCCTTTGGAAACCCCAG
- the IRX6 gene encoding iroquois-class homeodomain protein IRX-6 isoform X4 produces MSFPHFGHPYRGASQFLVSASSSTTCCESTQCPVSDVASSSTPAPALCCAPYDSRLLGSARPELGAALGIYGAPYAAAAAAQSYPGYLPYSPEPPALYGALNPQYEFKEAAGSFTSSLAQPGAYYPYERTLGQYQYERYGAVELSGAGRRKNATRETTSTLKAWLNEHRKNPYPTKGEKIMLAIITKMTLTQVSTWFANARRRLKKENKMTWAPKNKEVTVSQEARGLRLSDLEDLEEEEEEEEAEDEEVVATAADRLTEFRKGAQSLPGPCAAAREGRLERRECGLAAPRFSFNDPSGSEEADFLAAETGGPRLTMHYPCVEKPRIWSLAHTAAASAVEGAPPSRPRPRSPECHMIPGQPPASARRLSVPRDSACDETSCIAKAFGNPRLAQCLRFAKESWKWAPRLEFISRLRSCQPLPETRSSHFA; encoded by the exons ATGTCCTTCCCACACTTTGGACACCCGTACCGCGGCGCTTCCCAG TTTCTGGTGTCGGCAAGTTCCAGCACCACATGCTGCGAATCTACCCAATGCCCGGTCTCAGATGTGGCATCAAGCTCCACCCCAGCGCCCGCTCTCTGCTGCGCACCCTACGATAGTCGACTGCTGGGCAGTGCGCGACCAGAGCTGGGCGCTGCCTTGGGCATCTATGGAGCCCCCTATGCGGCCGCTGCAGCTGCCCAGAGCTACCCTGGCTACCTGCCCTATAGCCCGGAGCCCCCCGCACTCTATGGGGCACTG AATCCACAGTATGAATTTAAGGAGGCTGCAGGGAGTTTTACATCCAGCCTGGCACAACCAGGAGCCTATTATCCCTATGAGCGGACTCTGGGGCAGTACCAATATGAACG GTATGGTGCAGTGGAATTGAGTGGCGCGGGTCGCCGAAAGAATGCGACCCGGGAGACCACCAGTACACTCAAGGCCTGGCTCAATGAGCACCGCAAAAACCCCTACCCCACTAAGGGTGAGAAGATCATGCTGGCCATCATCACCAAGATGACCCTCACCCAGGTGTCCACCTGGTTCGCCAACGCACGCCGGCGCCTCAAGAAGGAGAACAAAATGACGTGGGCGCCCAAGAACAaag AAGTTACTGTTAGCCAGGAGGCCCGGGGGCTCCGGCTGAGTGACCTGGAAGacctggaggaagaggaggaggaggaggaagctgaaGACGAGGAGGTGGTGGCCACAGCTGCGGACAGGCTGACGGAGTTCCGAAAGGGCGCGCAGTCGCTTCCTGGGCCGTGCGCTGCAGCTCGAGAGGGACGATTGGAGCGCAGGGAGTGCGGCCTGGCCGCTCCCCGCTTCTCCTTCAATGACCCTTCCGGATCGGAAGAAGCTGACTTCCTCGCGGCGGAGACAGGCGGCCCTAGGTTGACCATGCACTACCCATGCGTGGAGAAACCGCGCATCTGGTCTCTGGCGCACACCGCGGCAGCCAGCGCTGTCGAAGGTGCACCCCCATCCCGGCCTAGGCCACGAAGTCCCGAGTGCCATATGATTCCCGGAcagcctcctgcctctgcccgGCGACTCTCAGTCCCCAGAGACTCCGCGTGCGACGAGACTTCCTGCATAGCCAAAGCCTTTGGAAACCCCAG